The following proteins are co-located in the Helicobacter acinonychis genome:
- a CDS encoding fumarate reductase flavoprotein subunit gives MKITYCDALIIGGGLAGLRASIACKQKGLNTIVLSLVPVRRSHSAAAQGGMQASLANAKKSEGDNEDLHFLDTVKGSDWGCDQQVARMFVTTAPKAIRELASWGVPWTRIKKGDRSAVVNGEHVTITERDDRHGYILSRDFGGTKKWRTCFTADATGHTMLYAVANEALHHKVDIQDRKDMLAFIHHDNKCYGAVVRDLITGEISAYVSKGTLLATGGYGRVYKHTTNAVICDGAGAASALETGVAKLGNMEAVQFHPTALVPSGILMTEGCRGDGGVLRDKFGRRFMPAYEPEKKELASRDVVSRRILEHIQKGYGAKSPYGDHVWLDIAILGRSHVEKNLRDVRDIAMTFAGIDPADSEEQTKDNMQGMPANESEYGQAMAKQKGWIPIKPMQHYSMGGVRTNPKGETHLKGLFCAGEAACWDLHGFNRLGGNSVSEAVVAGMIIGDYFASHCLEAQIEINTQKIEAFIKESQNYMHFLLHNEGDEDVYEIRERMKEVMDEKVGVFREGKRLEEALKELQELYARSKNICVKNKVLHNNPELEDAYRTKKMLKLALCITQGALLRTESRGAHTRIDYPKRDDEKWLNRTLASWPNAEQDMPTIEYEELDVMKMEISPDFRGYGKKGNFIPHPKKEERDAEILKTILELEKLGKDRVEVQHALMPFELQEKYKARNMRLEDEEVRARGEHLYSFNVHDLLDKHNANLKGEHHG, from the coding sequence ATGAAAATAACATATTGTGATGCGTTGATTATTGGAGGCGGACTAGCCGGCTTAAGGGCTAGTATTGCATGCAAACAAAAGGGTTTAAACACCATTGTTTTGAGTTTAGTGCCTGTTAGGCGTTCGCACTCTGCGGCCGCTCAAGGGGGCATGCAAGCAAGCCTAGCGAACGCTAAAAAAAGCGAGGGCGATAACGAAGATTTGCACTTTTTAGATACGGTTAAGGGGAGCGATTGGGGGTGCGATCAACAAGTGGCTAGAATGTTTGTAACCACTGCCCCTAAAGCCATTAGGGAATTAGCCAGTTGGGGGGTGCCTTGGACTAGGATCAAAAAAGGCGATAGGTCTGCAGTCGTTAATGGTGAGCATGTCACTATCACTGAAAGAGACGATAGGCATGGCTATATTTTAAGCCGTGATTTTGGAGGCACTAAAAAATGGCGCACATGCTTTACCGCTGATGCCACAGGGCATACCATGCTTTATGCGGTCGCCAATGAAGCCTTGCACCACAAGGTGGATATTCAAGACAGAAAAGACATGCTCGCTTTCATCCATCATGATAATAAGTGCTATGGGGCGGTGGTAAGGGATTTGATTACCGGCGAAATTTCAGCGTATGTTTCTAAAGGCACGCTTCTAGCTACTGGGGGTTATGGGCGCGTGTATAAACACACCACTAACGCGGTGATTTGCGATGGAGCTGGGGCTGCAAGCGCTTTAGAAACCGGCGTGGCTAAATTAGGGAATATGGAAGCGGTGCAATTCCACCCTACCGCTTTAGTGCCAAGTGGGATTTTAATGACCGAAGGTTGTAGGGGCGATGGAGGGGTTTTGAGAGACAAGTTTGGAAGACGCTTCATGCCCGCTTATGAGCCGGAGAAAAAAGAGCTTGCAAGTAGAGACGTGGTCTCAAGGCGGATTTTAGAGCATATCCAAAAAGGTTATGGGGCTAAATCGCCTTATGGAGACCATGTGTGGTTGGATATTGCTATTTTAGGGCGTAGTCATGTGGAAAAAAATTTAAGAGATGTGCGCGATATTGCCATGACTTTTGCCGGCATTGATCCGGCTGATAGCGAAGAGCAAACTAAAGACAACATGCAAGGCATGCCCGCCAATGAGTCCGAATACGGACAAGCGATGGCTAAACAAAAAGGCTGGATCCCCATAAAACCCATGCAACACTATTCTATGGGTGGGGTTAGGACAAACCCTAAAGGCGAAACCCATTTGAAAGGTCTGTTTTGTGCGGGCGAAGCGGCATGCTGGGATTTGCATGGGTTTAACCGCTTGGGGGGTAATTCTGTGAGTGAAGCCGTGGTGGCTGGCATGATTATAGGGGATTATTTCGCCTCGCATTGTTTGGAAGCGCAAATTGAAATCAACACGCAAAAAATTGAAGCTTTCATTAAAGAAAGCCAGAATTACATGCACTTTTTATTACACAATGAAGGCGATGAAGATGTGTATGAAATTAGAGAACGCATGAAAGAAGTCATGGATGAAAAAGTGGGCGTTTTTAGAGAAGGCAAAAGATTAGAAGAAGCTCTTAAAGAATTGCAAGAGCTTTATGCACGCTCCAAAAACATTTGCGTGAAAAACAAGGTTTTACACAATAACCCTGAATTAGAAGACGCTTATCGCACCAAAAAAATGCTCAAACTCGCACTTTGTATCACTCAAGGGGCGTTATTACGCACTGAAAGCAGAGGGGCTCACACAAGGATTGATTACCCTAAAAGAGACGATGAAAAATGGCTTAATCGGACTTTAGCGAGTTGGCCTAATGCTGAACAAGACATGCCCACGATTGAATATGAAGAATTAGATGTGATGAAAATGGAAATTAGCCCTGATTTTAGGGGCTATGGCAAAAAAGGTAATTTCATTCCCCACCCCAAAAAAGAAGAGCGCGATGCTGAAATTTTAAAAACGATTTTAGAATTAGAAAAGCTTGGAAAAGACAGAGTAGAAGTCCAGCATGCACTCATGCCTTTTGAATTGCAAGAAAAATACAAAGCTAGGAATATGCGTTTAGAAGATGAAGAGGTGAGAGCTAGGGGGGAACATTTGTATTCTTTCAATGTCCATGATTTATTAGACAAACACAACGCCAATCTAAAAGGAGAACACCATGGGTGA
- a CDS encoding fumarate reductase iron-sulfur subunit, producing MGDNERTIIVRVLKFDPQSTVSKPHFKEYQLKETPSMTLFIALNLIREHQDPDLSFDFVCRAGICGSCAMMVNGRPRLACKTLTSSFESGVITLMPMPSFTLIKDLSVNTGDWFLDMTKRVESWAHSKEEVDITKPEKRIEPDEAQEVFELDRCIECGCCIASCGTKLMRPNFIGAAGMNRVMRFMIDSHDGRSDDDFYELVGDDDGVFGCMSLIACHDTCPKELPLQSSIATLRNRMLKVGKSR from the coding sequence ATGGGTGATAATGAACGAACGATTATAGTTAGAGTGCTAAAGTTTGACCCTCAAAGCACGGTGAGTAAGCCGCATTTTAAAGAGTATCAGTTGAAAGAAACGCCATCCATGACGCTCTTTATCGCTTTAAATCTCATTAGAGAGCATCAAGATCCGGATTTGAGCTTTGACTTTGTGTGCCGTGCTGGGATTTGTGGCTCTTGTGCGATGATGGTTAATGGGAGACCACGACTAGCTTGTAAAACCCTAACTTCTAGTTTTGAAAGTGGGGTGATTACGCTGATGCCCATGCCTAGTTTTACGCTCATTAAAGATTTGAGCGTGAATACCGGCGATTGGTTTTTGGACATGACTAAAAGAGTGGAGAGCTGGGCGCATTCTAAAGAAGAAGTGGATATTACTAAACCGGAAAAAAGGATTGAGCCTGATGAAGCCCAAGAGGTTTTTGAATTAGACAGGTGTATTGAATGTGGGTGCTGTATCGCCTCTTGTGGGACCAAACTCATGCGCCCTAATTTCATTGGAGCTGCTGGCATGAATAGAGTCATGCGTTTTATGATTGACAGCCACGATGGAAGAAGCGATGATGATTTTTATGAATTAGTCGGCGATGATGATGGCGTTTTTGGGTGCATGAGCTTGATCGCTTGCCATGACACTTGCCCTAAAGAATTACCCTTACAAAGCAGTATCGCTACTTTGCGCAACCGAATGTTGAAAGTGGGTAAAAGCCGCTAA
- the clsC gene encoding cardiolipin synthase ClsC: MKVFLVLLSVFFFSGCFGLVYEAPISNPPISYNPYTTTIGSLYAKNLKEHPNNSAAILLEDGFDALLHRVGLIRMSQKSIDMQTYIYKNDLSSQLIAKELLSAANRGVKVRILLDDNGLHSDFSDIMLLNFHKNIEVKIFNPYYIRNKGLRYFEMLADYERIKKRMHNKLFIVDNFAVIIGGRNIGDNYFDNDLETNFLDLDALFLGGVTSKSKESFENYWKFHRSIPISLLRTHKRLKNNAKKIAKLHEKIPISTEDANEFEKKVNDFMERFQKYQYPIYYGNANFLADLPTKIDTPSYSPIKTAFEKALKDAKNSIFIASSYFIPGKKMMKIFRDQVSKGVELSVLTNSLSSTDAIVVYGAWERYRNQLVRMGANVYEIRNDFFNRQIKGRFSTKHSLHSKTIVFDDALTLLGSFNIDPRSAYINTESAVLFDNPSFAKRVRLVLKAQAQQSWHLVLYRHKVIWETAEEGILIHEKNSPDTSFFLRLIKEWSKVLPEKEL; the protein is encoded by the coding sequence TTGAAAGTCTTTTTAGTTCTTTTAAGCGTCTTTTTTTTTAGTGGGTGTTTTGGGTTAGTCTATGAGGCTCCCATTTCAAACCCCCCTATCTCTTATAACCCTTACACTACCACAATTGGAAGCTTATATGCCAAAAATCTAAAAGAGCACCCCAATAATAGTGCAGCCATTCTTTTAGAAGATGGCTTTGACGCTTTATTGCATAGAGTGGGTCTTATTAGGATGAGTCAAAAAAGCATTGATATGCAAACTTATATCTATAAAAACGATCTTTCCTCCCAACTGATCGCCAAAGAGCTTTTAAGTGCGGCTAATCGTGGGGTAAAAGTACGCATCCTTTTAGACGATAACGGATTACATTCGGACTTTTCAGATATTATGCTTTTAAATTTCCACAAAAACATCGAAGTGAAAATTTTTAACCCTTACTATATCCGCAATAAAGGCTTGCGCTATTTTGAAATGCTCGCAGATTATGAACGCATTAAAAAACGCATGCACAACAAGCTTTTTATCGTGGATAACTTCGCTGTCATTATAGGGGGGCGCAATATCGGGGATAATTATTTTGATAACGATTTAGAGACGAATTTTTTAGATTTAGACGCTTTGTTTTTGGGGGGGGTCACTTCAAAATCTAAAGAAAGTTTTGAAAATTATTGGAAATTCCACCGCTCTATTCCTATTTCATTATTAAGAACCCATAAAAGACTCAAAAACAACGCTAAAAAAATCGCCAAACTCCATGAAAAAATCCCTATCAGCACTGAAGATGCAAACGAATTTGAAAAAAAAGTCAATGATTTTATGGAGCGCTTTCAAAAATACCAATACCCTATTTATTATGGGAATGCAAATTTTTTAGCCGATTTGCCCACAAAGATTGACACGCCCTCGTATTCGCCCATCAAAACCGCTTTTGAAAAAGCCCTTAAAGACGCCAAAAACTCCATTTTTATCGCTTCATCGTATTTCATCCCAGGCAAAAAGATGATGAAAATCTTTAGGGATCAGGTTTCTAAAGGGGTGGAATTGAGCGTTCTTACCAATTCCCTTTCATCAACGGACGCTATCGTCGTCTATGGGGCGTGGGAAAGGTATCGCAACCAGTTGGTGCGAATGGGAGCGAATGTCTATGAAATACGAAACGATTTTTTCAACCGCCAGATTAAAGGGCGTTTTAGCACCAAACATTCCTTGCACAGCAAAACGATCGTTTTTGATGACGCTTTGACGCTTTTGGGGAGTTTTAATATTGATCCGCGCTCTGCATACATCAACACCGAAAGTGCAGTCTTATTTGACAACCCATCTTTTGCCAAAAGGGTGCGTTTGGTGCTTAAGGCTCAAGCCCAACAATCATGGCATTTGGTCTTGTATCGGCATAAAGTCATTTGGGAAACCGCAGAAGAAGGCATCTTAATCCACGAAAAAAATTCGCCTGACACTTCCTTTTTTTTACGCTTGATTAAAGAATGGTCTAAAGTCCTTCCTGAAAAAGAACTCTAA
- a CDS encoding DUF3519 domain-containing protein, with amino-acid sequence MAFIVLNYLTPQIREADHSLQPLNLILHKKPLTSQESLLKKPENPNELTPETPNLSPHKQANAEKLAKLEREAQESEQEFLKAKEQEAKRKEALKRKLEHERGNAGNLESQTKIEVGEDIPTQILASIPKSRVRLNEREIYDLDYAIVNAKDLKPSFTTGGTQKRTAMNEEQIQSIARNFDPKKIFGSGGFEDLPIILHDGQVIAPNHWVEGMLNFTPKSRYAYDKAIKEYYRVHLKPDELLVRIPHKRLNHTEINHLAAASNQGHFNSESDHALAVLSHYEAKLKELEKKLDADSIYSLKNIVAKNLNFDKASHPIVTDSNLALLMFNMPRTKTQGIELLNRWQKEFSNDIKSYEKVKKMFADNAGSFHNLIHDMNLPKVSLNAYLSGIMDRAFANMKKYPTTSEGLKDLSERFYQTSSLGVFEKSDQAVSDISEILGAGFARFARLDDPSKALFEALKSDNIKKGLKEFKIADEAKDMFDPNSKEFKDIDIYDFTRYLLMVNREPNENNPVLNRLIQAVKDMQKESEKGIKKQKLETPSEWGHNYSEFKGDGLGTINKLLETKKGFVAGAFYKEGLGDIDLVWGNSKYGLQHIFTRRESDAIDKGMSKEEAKKYALEIINNIPNIISNGKLSKDDLGRLSIEFTNQRVGLNDSWKGETLNNRWVITSYEVNQSRNGLIESPLAPNYKGKDTNPLNLDIPNPTTKK; translated from the coding sequence ATGGCGTTTATAGTCCTGAACTACCTAACGCCACAGATAAGGGAAGCAGACCACAGCCTACAACCCTTAAACCTAATCCTACACAAAAAACCCTTAACCAGTCAAGAGTCTTTATTAAAAAAACCAGAAAACCCTAACGAATTGACACCAGAAACTCCAAATTTATCCCCCCACAAACAAGCTAACGCCGAAAAGCTTGCGAAGTTAGAACGAGAAGCACAAGAAAGCGAACAGGAATTTTTAAAAGCCAAAGAACAAGAAGCTAAAAGGAAAGAAGCCTTAAAACGCAAATTAGAACACGAGCGCGGCAACGCCGGTAACCTTGAAAGCCAGACTAAGATAGAAGTGGGAGAGGATATCCCCACACAGATTTTAGCGAGCATCCCTAAGAGTCGGGTGCGCTTGAACGAAAGAGAGATTTACGACTTAGACTACGCGATCGTGAATGCAAAAGATCTAAAGCCCAGTTTCACTACAGGAGGCACGCAAAAGCGCACCGCCATGAACGAAGAACAGATCCAAAGCATCGCGCGGAATTTTGACCCTAAAAAGATATTCGGGAGCGGAGGGTTTGAAGACTTGCCCATCATCTTGCATGACGGGCAGGTGATCGCGCCCAACCACTGGGTAGAAGGCATGCTCAACTTCACGCCTAAAAGCCGATACGCTTACGATAAAGCGATCAAAGAATACTACCGCGTCCACCTGAAGCCGGATGAATTGTTAGTGAGAATCCCCCACAAACGCTTGAACCACACCGAGATCAACCATTTAGCGGCCGCGTCCAATCAAGGGCACTTTAACAGCGAAAGCGATCACGCGTTAGCGGTTTTGAGCCATTACGAAGCGAAATTAAAAGAATTAGAAAAGAAATTAGACGCTGATAGCATCTACTCATTAAAAAACATCGTAGCTAAAAACCTGAATTTTGATAAGGCCTCCCACCCTATCGTAACCGACAGCAATTTAGCGTTGCTGATGTTCAACATGCCAAGGACCAAAACCCAAGGCATAGAATTACTGAACCGATGGCAGAAAGAATTTTCTAACGACATTAAAAGCTATGAAAAGGTGAAAAAAATGTTTGCAGACAACGCTGGGAGTTTCCATAACCTCATTCATGACATGAACCTCCCTAAAGTGAGCCTGAACGCTTATTTGAGCGGCATCATGGATCGCGCTTTCGCGAACATGAAGAAATACCCGACCACGAGCGAGGGCTTGAAGGATTTGAGCGAGAGATTCTACCAAACAAGCTCCTTAGGGGTGTTTGAAAAATCCGATCAAGCCGTCAGCGATATCAGCGAGATCTTAGGCGCTGGGTTTGCCCGGTTTGCACGCTTGGATGATCCGAGCAAGGCGTTGTTTGAAGCCTTAAAGAGCGATAACATCAAGAAAGGCTTGAAAGAATTCAAGATCGCTGATGAGGCTAAGGACATGTTTGATCCCAACAGCAAGGAATTCAAGGACATTGACATTTACGACTTCACGCGTTACCTTTTGATGGTCAATAGGGAGCCGAATGAAAATAATCCCGTATTGAATCGTTTGATCCAAGCCGTTAAGGACATGCAAAAAGAAAGCGAGAAAGGGATAAAAAAACAAAAACTTGAAACGCCTAGCGAGTGGGGACACAATTATAGTGAGTTTAAGGGTGATGGCTTAGGCACGATCAACAAGCTATTAGAAACTAAAAAAGGTTTTGTAGCAGGAGCGTTTTATAAGGAAGGTTTAGGCGATATTGATTTAGTTTGGGGAAATTCTAAATACGGACTACAACATATATTCACTCGTAGGGAAAGCGATGCGATAGACAAAGGCATGAGCAAAGAAGAAGCTAAAAAATACGCATTAGAAATCATTAACAATATCCCTAATATCATAAGCAATGGAAAACTATCAAAAGATGATTTAGGGCGTTTAAGTATTGAATTCACAAATCAAAGAGTCGGTTTGAATGATAGTTGGAAAGGTGAAACTTTAAATAATAGATGGGTTATTACAAGCTATGAAGTGAATCAATCAAGGAACGGACTAATTGAGTCGCCTTTAGCACCAAATTACAAGGGGAAAGATACTAATCCCCTAAACCTTGATATACCTAATCCTACCACAAAAAAGTGA
- a CDS encoding DUF1882 domain-containing protein has product MTEMELKLIKIDTSHYFEKKPGLGERVDYAGRCYYNKFQRVNAMLTSTLIQKHLKREVEIAHNLILRNDKVENIVFDYNGRNPERFYHKAQLLLREEGFMNFTAYNTKTPGHLHLYVHKGHTELGEGERLVKTLSMKLAQGLPKEWKVFPSNEWPKEFNILALPYEVFAKERGSSWAKHL; this is encoded by the coding sequence ATGACAGAAATGGAATTAAAACTTATTAAAATAGACACAAGCCATTATTTTGAAAAAAAACCAGGCTTGGGGGAGAGGGTGGATTATGCAGGGCGTTGCTATTATAATAAATTCCAAAGAGTCAATGCCATGCTCACAAGCACACTTATTCAAAAACATTTAAAAAGAGAAGTAGAAATCGCACACAATCTCATCTTGCGTAACGATAAGGTGGAAAACATTGTGTTTGACTATAACGGAAGGAATCCGGAGCGGTTTTATCATAAGGCACAGTTATTGCTTCGTGAGGAAGGTTTTATGAATTTTACCGCTTATAACACCAAAACACCTGGGCATTTGCATTTGTATGTGCATAAAGGGCATACGGAATTAGGCGAGGGCGAAAGATTGGTTAAAACCTTATCTATGAAGTTGGCGCAAGGGCTGCCTAAAGAGTGGAAAGTCTTCCCTAGCAACGAATGGCCTAAGGAATTTAATATTTTAGCTTTACCTTATGAAGTGTTTGCAAAAGAGCGAGGAAGCTCTTGGGCGAAGCATTTATAA
- a CDS encoding serine hydroxymethyltransferase translates to MAYFLEQSDSEIFELIFEEFKRQNEHLEMIASENYTFASVMEAMGSILTNKYAEGYPNKRYYGGCEVVDKVESLAIERAKKLFNCQFANVQAHSGSQANNAVYHALLKPYDKILGMDLSCGGHLTHGAKVSLTGKHYQSFSYGVGLDGYIDYGETLKIAQSVKPQIIVCGFSAYPREIDFKKFREIADEVGALLLGDIAHVAGLVVASEHAHPFPHCHVVSSTTHKTLRGPRGGLILTNDEEIAAKIDKAIFPGTQGGPLMHAIAAKAVGFKENLKPEFKTYAKLVKSNMQVLAKVLKEKNHKLVSDGTSNHLLLMDFLNKPYSGKDADIALGNAGITVNKNTIPGETRSPFVTSGIRIGSAALSARGMGTKEFEIIGNKISDILNDINNVSLQLHVKEELKAMASQFPVYHQPIF, encoded by the coding sequence ATGGCTTATTTTTTAGAACAAAGCGATAGTGAAATTTTTGAGTTGATCTTTGAAGAGTTTAAGCGCCAAAATGAGCATTTAGAAATGATAGCGAGCGAGAATTACACTTTTGCTAGCGTTATGGAAGCTATGGGAAGTATTTTAACGAATAAATACGCTGAAGGCTATCCTAATAAGCGCTATTATGGAGGCTGTGAAGTGGTGGATAAAGTAGAAAGCTTGGCCATAGAAAGGGCTAAAAAGCTTTTTAATTGCCAGTTTGCTAATGTGCAAGCGCATTCAGGCTCGCAAGCTAATAACGCTGTCTATCACGCCCTTTTAAAGCCTTATGACAAGATTTTAGGCATGGATTTAAGCTGTGGGGGGCATTTAACGCATGGCGCTAAAGTGAGTTTGACCGGTAAGCATTACCAGAGCTTTTCTTATGGCGTGGGTTTAGATGGCTATATTGATTATGGAGAAACGCTAAAAATCGCTCAAAGCGTTAAACCTCAAATCATTGTGTGTGGGTTTTCAGCCTATCCAAGGGAGATTGATTTTAAGAAATTTAGAGAAATCGCTGACGAAGTGGGGGCATTACTGTTAGGCGATATAGCCCATGTGGCAGGGCTTGTAGTCGCTAGTGAGCATGCCCATCCTTTCCCACATTGCCATGTGGTTTCAAGCACCACTCACAAGACTTTAAGAGGGCCTAGAGGGGGGCTTATTTTAACCAATGATGAAGAAATAGCGGCTAAGATTGATAAAGCGATCTTTCCAGGGACTCAAGGCGGACCTTTGATGCATGCGATTGCTGCAAAAGCGGTGGGGTTTAAAGAGAATTTAAAGCCAGAGTTTAAAACTTATGCAAAGTTGGTGAAATCTAACATGCAAGTTCTCGCTAAAGTGTTAAAAGAAAAAAACCATAAGTTAGTGAGCGATGGCACTTCCAACCATTTGCTTTTAATGGATTTTTTAAACAAGCCTTATAGCGGAAAAGATGCTGACATTGCATTAGGGAATGCCGGAATCACTGTGAATAAAAACACCATTCCTGGTGAAACGCGTAGCCCTTTTGTAACGAGCGGGATAAGGATTGGCTCAGCGGCATTGAGTGCAAGGGGCATGGGCACTAAGGAGTTTGAAATCATAGGGAACAAAATATCAGATATTTTGAATGATATCAATAATGTTAGTTTGCAATTGCATGTGAAAGAAGAATTGAAAGCGATGGCTAGTCAATTCCCTGTGTATCACCAACCTATTTTTTAA
- the lysS gene encoding lysine--tRNA ligase, which yields MFSNQYIQQRIHKANSLREEGKNPYKNGLKRSLTNAAFLEKYAYVKDLEGPKDKEKCESIVGRVKLLRLMGKACFIKIEDESAILQAYVSQNELNDEFKSLKKHLEVGDIVLVKGFPFATKTGELSIHALEFHILSKTIVPLPEKFHGLSDIELRYRQRYLDLIVNPSVKDVFKKRSLIVSSVRKFFEMEGFLEVETPMMHPIPGGANARPFITYHNALEIERYLRIAPELYLKRLIVGGFEAVFEINRNFRNEGMDHSHNPEFTMIEFYWAYHTYEDLIELSKRLFDYLLKTLNLDSKIIYNDMEVDFNQTSVISYLDALETIGGISKEILEKEDKLLAYLLEQGIKVEPNLTHGKLLAEAFDRFVEHQLIHPTFVTEYPIEISPLARRNDSNPNIADRFELFIAGKEIANGFSELNDPLDQLERFKNQVAEKEKGDEEAQYMDEDYVWALAHGMPPTAGQGIGIDRLVMLLTGAKSIKDVILFPAMRPVKNDFNIESEE from the coding sequence ATGTTTTCTAACCAATACATCCAACAACGCATTCATAAAGCCAACAGCTTGAGAGAAGAAGGGAAAAACCCTTATAAAAATGGCTTGAAACGAAGCCTAACAAACGCCGCTTTTTTAGAAAAATACGCTTATGTTAAGGATTTAGAAGGGCCTAAAGACAAAGAAAAATGCGAGAGTATTGTAGGGAGGGTCAAGCTCTTGCGTTTAATGGGTAAGGCATGTTTTATTAAAATTGAAGATGAAAGTGCGATTTTACAAGCCTATGTTTCACAAAATGAATTGAACGATGAATTTAAAAGCCTAAAAAAGCATTTAGAAGTGGGCGATATTGTGTTGGTGAAAGGCTTTCCTTTTGCCACTAAAACCGGTGAATTAAGCATTCATGCCCTAGAATTCCACATTTTAAGCAAAACCATTGTCCCCTTACCTGAAAAGTTTCATGGATTAAGCGATATAGAATTGCGTTACCGCCAGCGTTACTTGGATTTGATAGTCAATCCTAGCGTTAAAGATGTGTTTAAAAAGCGCAGTTTGATTGTCTCTAGCGTGCGTAAATTCTTTGAAATGGAAGGCTTTTTGGAAGTAGAAACTCCGATGATGCACCCCATTCCTGGCGGGGCGAACGCAAGGCCTTTTATCACTTATCATAACGCTTTGGAAATTGAAAGGTATTTAAGGATTGCCCCAGAATTATACCTTAAACGCTTGATTGTAGGGGGTTTTGAAGCGGTGTTTGAAATCAATCGTAATTTTAGGAATGAAGGCATGGATCATAGCCATAACCCCGAATTTACGATGATTGAGTTTTATTGGGCGTATCACACTTATGAAGATTTGATTGAACTAAGCAAGAGGTTATTTGACTACTTGCTAAAGACTTTAAATTTAGATTCAAAAATCATTTATAACGACATGGAAGTGGATTTCAATCAAACGAGCGTGATTTCCTATTTAGACGCTTTAGAAACAATAGGGGGCATTAGCAAGGAGATTCTAGAAAAAGAAGACAAACTTTTAGCTTATTTGTTAGAGCAAGGTATCAAAGTAGAGCCTAATCTCACTCATGGTAAATTACTCGCTGAAGCGTTTGATCGTTTTGTAGAACACCAACTTATTCACCCCACTTTTGTAACCGAATACCCTATTGAGATTAGCCCGCTAGCCAGACGCAACGATAGTAACCCTAATATTGCTGACAGGTTTGAATTGTTTATTGCAGGAAAAGAAATCGCTAACGGCTTTAGCGAATTGAATGACCCCTTAGATCAATTAGAACGCTTTAAAAATCAAGTAGCCGAAAAAGAAAAAGGCGATGAAGAAGCCCAATACATGGACGAAGATTATGTGTGGGCGTTAGCTCATGGAATGCCCCCCACTGCAGGGCAAGGCATAGGCATTGACAGATTAGTGATGCTACTCACTGGGGCTAAAAGTATTAAAGATGTGATTTTATTCCCAGCGATGCGTCCTGTTAAAAACGATTTTAATATTGAGAGTGAAGAATAA
- a CDS encoding CvpA family protein, whose translation MNYIDLALLVVVVAFGIRGFYHGLVSEVAGILGIVLGVYLASRYSVAIGQLFSDHLYDLRNETMTNLIGFLLVLASVWVFFLALGVVLGKVLKFSGLGIIDKALGFIFSCLKTFLVLSFILYALSKMELMKDANTYLQEKSDIFPTMKSIASKIMHLDGVKHVEQNLKENLEEMSDEVKNKESFNKAKESFDKVMDKGVEVLKEKAKDSPKNMLELKDNLIKPNQNPSKEPL comes from the coding sequence TTGAATTATATTGATTTGGCGTTACTTGTGGTGGTGGTAGCCTTTGGGATTAGGGGATTTTATCATGGCTTGGTGAGTGAAGTAGCAGGGATTTTAGGGATTGTGCTTGGCGTGTATTTAGCGTCTCGCTATTCTGTGGCGATCGGTCAATTGTTTTCAGATCATCTGTATGATTTAAGAAATGAAACCATGACTAATCTCATTGGTTTTTTATTGGTGTTGGCATCTGTTTGGGTGTTTTTCTTGGCTTTAGGCGTGGTGCTAGGAAAGGTGTTGAAGTTCAGTGGGCTAGGCATTATAGACAAGGCGTTGGGGTTTATTTTTTCATGCTTAAAGACTTTTTTAGTGCTTTCTTTCATCCTTTATGCACTCTCTAAAATGGAATTGATGAAAGACGCCAATACCTACTTGCAAGAAAAAAGCGATATTTTTCCCACCATGAAAAGTATCGCTAGCAAGATCATGCACCTTGATGGCGTCAAACATGTGGAGCAAAACCTTAAAGAAAACCTTGAAGAAATGAGCGATGAAGTCAAAAATAAAGAATCTTTTAACAAAGCTAAAGAATCTTTTGATAAGGTCATGGATAAGGGCGTAGAAGTTCTAAAAGAAAAGGCTAAAGATTCGCCTAAAAACATGCTAGAGCTAAAAGATAACCTAATTAAGCCCAACCAAAACCCATCTAAAGAACCCCTATAA